The Lates calcarifer isolate ASB-BC8 linkage group LG7_2, TLL_Latcal_v3, whole genome shotgun sequence DNA window AGCCTAACAGcaattttttatttaagtaGAAAATTCAAGTAttattatgtaaaaataaacttaaCACATGCTTGTTTTTAAAGGGTATGATTTCAACTTTTTCAACATGACATAAGTAGCGTGAGTGGGGATTTTTATACACCTGTATCTCCAGGTTTGTGTGGGGTATTTCTGCtacaaaaaatgattttttattcAGACTTTTGAGTCACTGGATCATTCCAGCTTTTGGGTTGAGCTGGTCACAACAACTGCTGACAAAGGGTCACAAGTAGACACTGGTTTGTTTTAATTGGTTATGTGCCAAAAAGCTTGTGGAGAATTCAAACAGTCAGACTGATCAAGGTTTGCACGCTAGCCAGTAGAAATACTTCACAACCAGTGTCACTTCTGTGTCAGGAGAGGACACCTTCATGGTAGACAGCAACCTGGGATGGAAGATGGAAAGACAAGAAAAGCCACAGGGTCTAAGGTGAATTAATGAAGAGACTAATGGCTAAATTAAGATTAAAATTATTTGCGGAACAGACTGGGAAACTAAGGAGCAAATGACTTTCTGTTCTGCCTTTAGACTACATCAGACAAAACACAGGTCAAACTCTTtccagagacagagaacagaacTGTGTGTAAATCTTCCCAAACTGTGATATTAATTAAATACAATGTCATACTTTTTTTCATCCATGTAAAAGTTATGGCTCAGCACTTCCCCTCTATATATTTTGCTTGCTGGGCTATTCTGTCCTGTCAGTGGCAGGGGAATTAATGGTGGCTATATTATCAAAGCAGTAAAAGCCTTCAACAGTTAAGCTTAGTCAAGCAGTGTTTGGCTTTTCTGATTAATGCCCAAGACTGTGGCAGTATTCAAAGACAAATTTCAGCAGTTTTTGATAATGATAAATGAATTTCAGGGGAGATTAGGAGATCACCGTTCAGTGCCAGGCGAGCGGAGGTGAGAGCTCAGGGCCAGGAGTTAATGATTAGACTTGTGGATGAGTTGGAGGTTAATATCTCACTTGTTCCTGATGTCATTAGAGAGACGTTCAGCCTCAGCAGGGTCCTTTTTTTGCAGTTTCTGGTAGCTGGAGAAGGTCTCTACCATGCCAATATATCCATTCAGTGGCAAGGTTCTCTTTACGAATATGCACTCATTCCTGGACAcgaagagagaaaacagtggctgtagactctttaCCTATGTATCAAAGGAATATCTGGTGACATGAGACATAGATGTCATTTACCACTCTTTGTCTGGGTAGGAGCAGGAGTCAAACATGTCTAAATAGATCTTCACAGAGCTTGATCCTAGATAGGGGTCTCGGAAAGGAAGCAGGGCAGCATAAAGTTTTCTACTGATACAGAATCACACTTATATGCAATAATCTGTCTCACAAGGATCcaatcctacatttcccatcatgcaacTGATACCATAATTCTCTTCCTGGTAAATGtccaaacacaataaaatgaattCCAGGAATTAAGTTTTAACATTTAGACCTCTTTACAGATGTCATTCAGTCTGTTGGAGACGTCCCTGTACTCCAGCTCCATGTCCATGGTGTAGCTCACGAGGGCCAGGCAGCCTCCAGGCCTCAGCACCCTGTCGGCCTCCTGGAGGAACTGCTGGCGGTCAAACCAGTGAGCTGCTGTCATGGCTGCCACAAGGTCCACCTCTCCAGATGCAAAGGGCAGCTCCTCAGCGGGGCTCTGTCTGGTTTAAGATAGTTTGAACAATTTGTCAGTGTGGGAATGAGAGAGATCTGAAGGTTAACTCCACTGAAGAAACACAGCGTACACAATATTTGTGTGGATAAATGAAGGTTAACTTCTGAATACCAGGCTTCTGACAATTAGTTTTGGAACATGTGTGTTAGTTTTCAGTGGCTCAGGTTGATGTAGAAACCCAGTCTCTAAGCTCATGATGACAATGAATGAAATGGAAGGTGAATTTATTGCCCTTCTGTTTGCTGTCTATAATATAATAAAGATGATAAAGATAAGATAAACATGTATAACCTTAAGAGAAATAATACTAAATCAACCTTGAGGTGAGATTGCTTCCAAGGTTGTACACTGTTAAACTCAACCATTGAGCCAAAATTGACAAAAAGTTGTGAGagtgtgtaaaaagaaaagtgaaacgTCTCTGTTTCCAGGACAGATAGGCAAACTCTGTCTACTTGTGACAGAACTTCCAACCACAAAGGGATTTGAACTGTCTTGTTGTTCAGGTCCTGTAATCAGAGGGTGATTGATAGTATCATTACCTAACTCCATTACTCAAGGTGAGTCCTCAGACAGTTAAGCTGAGAACAGTTTGTGAAGTGTTGTATAGAAATAGCAATCTGTCCCAAATACACCGAGTCTGGTTTTACCAAAGTGCATCTCTTTccaccttccctcctcctcacctgtaCGAGACATTTGGAGGGTTGCTCTTGGCCGGTGCCATCTCCAGCTGAGCGGGACTGATGTCTGTTCCAACCACCTTAGTAAAGTATGGAGCCAGCAGGACTGTCCCTTGCCCTGAACCGCAGCCCACATCCACTGCAAGGTTGAAATGTTTCAGCGTCTAAAAGAGTTTCAGTGTTTATAGGGTATGGTTACATTAAAGCAGCTAAATGCAAATTAGATTTTCAAATAGTTACAGAACAAGTATCAAAACTCATCTAAGCATGTACTGTGATAAACATGAGCTCTTACCTTCTTCTCCATGTAGTTCATAATTGTGTTGATGAGTTCAGTGGGTGACACTCTGTACTGCAGGTAAGCAGCTGCATGCTTCTTACCCTCAAACAGCCGCACAGCCATGTTTCTGTGCAAAGGCTTGCAAAGCGCCCGTCTGACTGAATACTATGACTCTGCACTGTGACCTTGTCTTTACTTAACCACTGAGTTGCATAATAACTGTCCCTCCCTGAACTGCTGCCAAAAAAGCATGTCTACATACAATTAAAAGCATCAGTGGatttcattttgttgctttaaattaaaGGTTAAAGTGTCTGTATCTTAAGTTTGTGATACATGATGTATAATAATTTCTTAATAAAAACCTGACATGTTCACCATCCAACATCAGAAGTAAGAGAGTTTTAAATTTAGATGTACATACAAAATATTATACAATGAAACCTGAAGGTAACTTCATAAGAGGTTTTATGGACCATATATAGAGCTGTCACTTATACAGAAAGAATCagttaataaaaagaaatattcaaaaataCCACATGATGAACCACAGCTATTAGCAGGTATTGGAAATGCATGTTTATTCCTGGTATTAACATAAAGATATGCTTTGTAGATGTTTGCACATGCACTTACTTGCAAAGGACAGCAGATGGCAGTAAATGCACATACAATGCACAGCATGGCCCAGTGCTGAAAAGGAAAGAGCTGCTGAGACTGGGAATGCTTATGTCACTTCTAATTCTTCATCAATACATATTTGCACTAAGATCATCCATTACTTCTCTTATTTAATCGCCCGTAGCATGTTTCTCCTTTGGCATAGTGGCTCTAAATCCTCATATGAATTTcaagaaatgtgtgtgcaagTCATTACAATTTACTTATGGTGTTAATTGTTTTTGTATACACATTTTGTctttgataaaataataaaatctgtttttgacaaattatttaaCCTCACACTTTGGCTCCATTTAGAAATGATTTAAGTTGgaataaaagcataaaacaaTACTGAATCCTGGGGGACAGTCTCAGTCCTGTATTTTCTGCTCAATCAACAAGCATCGATCCTTCCCATTCGCCTGATCAATATCCATTGTCAGATATGGTTTGCAATAAGGCTGTGTTAACAATGAGGGGGAGGGCAGGTGGGTGCAGGGTGTCCTCAGACACCACAGGAGCCCAAACCCTTAACCCCACCATGTTGCTATGTGCAGCCCTGCCTCGTGTCATTCAATCAATCAGCTTTGATCAAACCTGTCAGCTGTGCTCAAGTCAcacaactgtctgtgtgtgtgtgtgcagctgaagCATGATGAGCACGCTTTGGAGGACAATGTTGTCATCCACGTACATGTGCCTACCCAGACATAACCAATTTATCACCAAGTCTTTACCACCAAGTCTTATTACAGTGTCCTCACACTtccccgcacacacacacaaaagccattaaaaacacaaagtcaatGGACTCAGACAAGCAGCCGCATGTATTGCTTTAATATCTGCAGGCATTCCCGACACAGTAAAAAAGAGCTATGGGAGTGCTTCCATCGACTGTGACGAGCAGTGTTGCTAATGCTGCATGGGGAATTCTCCTGAAAAGCAATCACACAGGTAATCCACAGCAGTAGGAGtagaaaatattagaaatattgTGTTTAAACTGGATTTCTTTCATGAGGACAGGTGCAGGAAAAATTTTGATTTTACTCGGTAAAACCAGTTTGGGGTTTTCTAAACTGGTTGAGGAAGAATTTGTATGTAACGAGTCAGGAACAGTGGAAAATGGGATAAAAGTTAATATGAGAACATGTTATTTTATACTCTGTACAGTATAcatcttaaaaatacatttcagccAAAAATAGATACGTGTGTGCCGCTGTAAATACctgcatgctgatgtttttttctttcttctgtcagACTGAGCACAGAGACTtgcagggtggggggtggggggaggatAGATGGGTATGGAGTATAAAATCCCACTTCCCTGCAGAAATCTCAGCAGGTAAAAAGCAGATTGCAGCTGTTGGATGAAATCCATGAATTTAGAA harbors:
- the si:ch211-93g23.2 gene encoding LOW QUALITY PROTEIN: putative methyltransferase DDB_G0268948 (The sequence of the model RefSeq protein was modified relative to this genomic sequence to represent the inferred CDS: substituted 1 base at 1 genomic stop codon); translation: MAVRLFEGKKHAAAYLQYRVSPTELINTIMNYMEKKTLKHFNLAVDVGCGSGQGTVLLAPYFTKVVGTDISPAQLEMAPAKSNPPNVSYRQSPAEELPFASGEVDLVAAMTAAHWFDRQQFLQEADRVLRPGGCLALVSYTMDMELEYRDVSNRLNDICKEVXIKLYAALLPFRDPYLGSSSVKIYLDMFDSCSYPDKEWNECIFVKRTLPLNGYIGMVETFSSYQKLQKKDPAEAERLSNDIRNKLLSTMKVSSPDTEVTLVVKYFYWLACKP